CTTCTACTTTAATTGTTCCTTTATCCCATTTTTTAACATGAGCAATGTCTGATATATTTTCAATAGTACTTGCAAGTTGTATTGTCTGGTTAAATTGTTTACGATCCTGTTCATCAAGATAACTACTTGTAGCATAAATTATACCTGCAGCAAGTATTACAACTATTACTACTCCTATTGCTAGTTTCTTTTTGTTCATAGTGTTATTTCTATTTAAATATGTTAATAAATTAGTAACTAAGCTAAATAATTAAAAAATAATAAAAAAAAAGAAGTGGTAATTAAGGTATTAGTTGTATACTATGGTTTTTATCTCCTGTTCCGCCCCATTCTTGGGTATTGAAGTCTTCATCAACTTTTAGATCAACTAGTGTTTTATTTAAGTCTGGATGTTTTTCAAGGAAAGTTATTGCTTCAGTTTTCTTCTGATCTGTTTGTTTGCTTACTTCATCTTGTTGTGTTTTTGATGAATTTTGACAATGTCTATATACAGATAGGCTTATTTCATTGTTTCTATATCTTTTATATGCTTTTGTATCTTCTAAACTTAGTTCATGAAATCTTTTCTCAGATGTTAATCTATCTATTTGAATTTGAAGATATTGCCTGTATGTTTCATTTCGTGTTTTATTTTTAAATTCTTCCATTACATTAATTTCATTTGTCATATTTTTCAGATGATCTTCAGTTGTTGTAATATCATCATCTATTTTAATTATTCCTTTATCACACATTCTAACATAGTTGATGTCTGATATGTTTTCCATTGTACTTGCAAGTTGTATTGTCTGGTTGAATTGTTTTCTATCCTGTTCATCCAGGTAATTATTTGTTGCATATATTATACCAGCTGCAAGTATTACAACTATTACTACTGTTATTGCTAGTTTCTTTTTGTTCATGTTGTTATTTTTATTTGAGTATGTTAATAAATTATTAATTAGAAATGTATTAATTAAGTGATATATTATGTATAGATTGGTTTCAAGATTGATTTTATATAAAGATGAAGATAGTATTTTATTTAATTTAGCTAAGATTTTCAGAAAGTATGATTTAAGTAAGAAGGATTTTGATATTCGTTATGAAACTATTAGCCAGATTAATAGTGAAGTTGGACGTATTGTTGAACTTGCATCAAAGTATGGTTTTAGTGGGGATTTATGGCATGATTATCTTATTTATCTTCTTTTAAGTTCAGAGAACAGTCTTTGTGTTATGTTTGAAAGATGTGAATCTGGTGAGAATTTAACTATTGATGAGTTTATGAGAAATGATCTTGAAGTTATTGTTGAGCTTATGAATTATGATTTTTCAGCAATTGAAGATGAACTTGGTATTAATAGTTTTAGTATGATTCGTAACTTTACACAGAGTAGTAGTTTTGATTATTCAAATCATAATGCAAGTGGTCTTATCTGTGATGTTTGCAGTAAGGTTAAAGCTGGTTGTAGTGTTGATGAGTTATATAGTGTTATTCGTAATTTCTATCATAAGTATGGTGTTGGTATTTATGGTTTAAATAAGGCATTTAAGTTGTCACATAGTAATGGTGATGATTTTAGTATTGTTCCTATTACATCCTTTGATGATAGTATTTCTCTTGATGATCTTCTTGGATATGAATACCAAAAAGGTGCTTTAGTTGATAATACTGAGGCTTTTATTCGTGGTTGTAAGGCTAATAATGTTCTTTTATATGGTGATGCTGGTACTGGTAAATCTACTAGTATTAAGGCTATTTTAAATAAGTATTATGATGATGGTCTTAGGATTATTGAAGTTTATAAGCATGAAACTAAGTATCTTTCAAGGATTATTTCAGAGATTAAGGATCGTAATTATTTCTTTATTCTTTACATGGATGATTTATCATTTGAGGAATCTGAGAGTGATTATAAGTATCTTAAGGCTTTAATTGAAGGTGGTCTTGAAATTACTCCTGATAATATTCTTATTTATGCTACATCTAATAGGCGTCATCTAGTCAGAGAAACTTGGAATGAACGTAGTGATACATCTGCTGAGACTGATTTGTATCATTCAGATACTGTACGGGAGAAGCTTTCTCTTGTTGATAGGTTTGGTATTACTATTGGTTATTATAAGCCTACATTTAATGAGTATGTTGATATTGTAATTAGTTTAGCTCGCAGATATCCTGAAATTACTTTAACTGATGAGGAGTTAGAAAGTGAGGCTAAGATTTGGATTAGAACTCATGGTCATCCTTCTGGTCGTACTGCTGAGCAGCTAGTTTATTACTTGCTTGGTAAGTGTTAGTTGAATTATTTTTCAATTAAAAAGTGTTATTAAATTTATTTGAATTTTTATTTCAAATATTTTTTAGTAACTTTTTTGTGATTTTTGTTGAATTTAGCTAATTTTTAGAGAAATCCATATGATATTATCCTAATAATTAGTTAAATTTATTTTATTTTTTTTTAAATTATTTTTTATTTTTTGGTGATTTTTGGCTTAGTTTTGCAAAACCTTTATATACTCAGGGGTACATATTAATAATTGTGGGAAGTTTAGGCAAACCTAAATTTAACACAACCATACAATATTAATTTATTGTAGATATTTAGGACACTTAAAAAATTATATCCTATGTAATAGAAAAAAATATTTTTTTTATTATCCAACTTTTAGGTAAACCTAAATATTTATATACTACTAAAGTATAATATATAATTGTAAGAAGATTTAGGTAAAACTAAATTTTTCTTAAAATGAGTTAAAACAAGACTATAAAAAAACCCAAAAAAAGTTAAAAAATTGGAAATTTAACTATTACAATCCGCACATAAAAGAAATAGTTAAAGCATATTTAAAAAAATCACCTATTATTAAATAAATTTTTTTTAACTAACAACAAAAAAAAGCCTATTATAAAATTAACTCATCACTCCTAGTTAAAATAAAAAAAACATAGTATAAACTATAAAAACACAAAAAAGAAAATAAAACCTTATAAAACTCCTAGCATCCAGAGTTTTAAAAAATTCCCAAAAATATTTTCTTTCTTGTAATACATACTTTTTTTAATAATTTTTTTTAAAAATCACTTATTTTAAAAACATATTTTAAATAATTACTACACAAAATTATTTTTTTTAAATAAAAAAAAGAAAATATAAGAAAATTAATCCTTATTTTATTAAATTATTTACTTATTCTAATTTACTAAGCTCAATATTGCGATCTAATCCAGCATTAAGAGCATCAAAAAGTGACATACCACCATCAAGTGCCTCAATTATAGCCTCTGTAACTCCACCTTTTGTTGCAGTATTTTTAATAAATTCATCTCTACCTTCAGATGGTACTAAATCATTAGCTTTTTTTGCCACATCCATAAATAATGGGAAGTTTTCAGAAAATTTCTTAATATCATCAATATTTTCATCATAATCTACTTTTGCAAATACAGCAGGAAGACAGCCTGCAATAATCATATAATTAAGATCATCTTCACATTCTACATTAAATGTATCAAAGCCAAGTAAATCAAACATACAATCTGCTATATCACATGAATTATATACACCAGCAATTGCAGATGAATCTCTTATTGTATCAGGACCTGTTGGAATTACACGAACAACATTACTTGATCCTGTTTGTTTTTTAATGTCACTAGTTTTAACTCCTGCCATAAATGATATAACAGTTGTACTATCATCTAAGTTAAATTCTCCAAGTTTTTTAAACATCTGTGGTGGAACTGAAACAATTATAATATCTGATGTATCTACAATCTTTGAATTATCAGCAATATTATCAACAAGCTCATTATCATAAAGATCACTAAATGTAAATATAGAACCATTATATGAAAGTTTTAAATTATCAGTTGGAAATCCAATATCTCTTAACTTTAATGCTAAAGCCTGACCAATATGTCCTGCTCCAATAATACCAATATTATATTTAAAAAAGTCCTCACTAATCATAATAGATATTCTATAGTTGATAATATAAAAATTCTATAACTAAAACATACAAATATAATATAACCTAAAAAAGAAAAAAAGGAAAAGTTGAATGAATAAAAATTAAAAAGAGGAGGAATAAAATCTTATGGCAATGATGAAATCAAAATATGCATATCTTAAAGAAATAACAAAACAACTCTACAACATGAAAACAGCAGAAGTATCAACAGAACTTGAAGGAACAACACCACCATCAGTATTTATTGGAAGCTACAACTACCCCAAGGTATATGCAGGACCTCTTCTTACATCAGAGACTAACTCTGAAATTATGGATCAGCCAGAATCATGGATAAATAATCATTCAACACAAAAACAGATAATAGACTATCGTCTTAACCTTGTACGTGGAAAACAAACAATAGGAATCTATGACCTGGAAAATAACTACATTGAAAAACTACAAGAAGTATCAATGGCATCAAGATCAATACTAAGTGAGGCAGAATTTAATAAAAAACCACAAGGAATGATGATAGGACGTGAAGAATCACCACATGGACCAAGTGGAACACTAAAGAAATTTGATATTGAAAATGTAAAATGGGATCATCAACTAGAAAAAACATACTATGATACAGATCTTAAAGCAGCAGATGCAGTAGATATACTACATAAAAAAGACATACCATTTTCACAGATACAAAAAGCATTTTCTGTAGGATCAATGGGTGAAGCTAAAAATAGAAAACTTGTACCAACCAGGTGGTCAATAACAGCAGTAGATACTACAATTGCAAATAAACTACTTGAGGATGTAAAATACTATCCTACAATTGACACCTATCATGTCTATGAATATGAAAGTCTTGGAAACTACTATGCAATAGTTGAAATACCAACACCATGGCAGTTTGAGGCAATGGAAGCATTTATCAACTATAAAGGTCAAAAGTCAATGATCTTCACAGACTATGAAAATAACAAGGGAAAGAAGGGATATTCAAGACTTGGTGGAGGATACTATGCTGCTAAAATGGCAGTAACAGAACAACTCTACAATGATAAAAAACAGGCAGGAGTATTTGTTTTCAGAGAAGCTGATGAAACATACATACCACTTGGTGTATTTAATATGCGTGAAAATATACGATATGCATTACGTCAAAAACCACATGAATTTGAAACATTAACAAAGGCACTAGAATATGTAGATAGTCGTCTTAAACTTACAGTTGATGAATTCAGAGCAGCTGGTGATCTTCTTGATGATACAGTAAAACAAAGACAAACAACACTAGATCAATTCTTCTAGGAAAAATATTTGGAGGCTATTAAATTGTTAGAATTAAATTATAAGAAAATATCAGAAAATGCAAAAGATGCAATGGCAAATGCTGTAGGTGTTGATCATGACTACTACAATGATGCAACAGAAGTAATAGGCAAATACTATCCTGGTGATATACACATACTCAACAGTGCAAATAGCTGTATTATAACAACAGTTGAAGCAGTAGAAGATCCAATTTTAACTGTTGATATGGGTGGATGGAATGGTCTTGAAAGATCTGCTAAAGTTTTAAATAAAAAAGTTGAAAAAATAACAACAACTAATGGTATAATAAATATCAAAGATCTTGAAGATTATTTTAAAGAAAATACTATAAATACACTTTATATTACAGCACTTGCAGCATATATGAAAGCACAACCAATAAAAGAAATTAAACACTTATGTGATGTATATGATGTATTGTTAATTGTTGATATTTCAGGAGTTGTAGGTGACATAGAACTATGTAGTTGTAATGATGCAGACATTCTCATATCATCAACAGGAAAACCAAAAATAGTAAACATAGAAAATGGTGGATTTATAGTGAATATGAAACCAGATACAATAAAACTAAATAATCACATGCTAAAAACACTAAAAGCTGACAACATAACATGTGCAGGAATAAATGCTGAATTTAGTAAAGCAGGTGCTATACTTGAGGAAACTCGTAAATATAACAACTACCTAAAAGAACAATTAAATGAAAAACTAGAGTGTTCTGGTGAATTTAGTATTATAGAACCTGACGCTGTATATGGTATTAATACAATAATAAGTATGCCAAGTAAATCAATTGCAAAAAAAGTAGCATATAATATTAGACAACAAATAACAGTTGATAGAAATAAAGGTATAATAACACCAGGACCTAACTATAATCGTCTAAAAAAGCCATGTGTATGTATTGAAATAAAAAATCTTGATGTAGATTCAATAACAAATAAAAAACTAGATCAATTAGTAGATATTATAATAGATTCAATAAAAAAAGAGAAAGAGAATTAGTATTTAATTGCAAGCATTGCAATTTTTTCATTAAGCATGTCAACAATATTATCACAACTTTTAAGTTGATATGCATCAACTATTTTTTCTATGTCATATTCTTCAAGAAGCTCGTCACAACGTGGTGTGAGTAACTCTTCCATCATATCAACTTGTTCAGGTGTTGTGTTGATATAGACTACTGTGATATTTCCCTTATTTTTTATTCCAAGAAGTTTTAATGCTTCCTTGATTTGTTTTTGTGCAGATAATCTTACACAGATTTCAAGACCAGGATCATTTGCAAAGTTTTCATTATCATCAAATGCTCTGAAAGCATGACTTATTGCCTGACTTAGATGAGCCTTTCCACATATATAATCACTATCAAGTAATTGTATTATAGATCCATCATTTATATCTGTTATTTTATCTGTTTTTGTGATAAAATCTGGAATATTATCAATTATATTATCTTTATATGAGTGTATTTCTATACTGTAATCTTTTATAATCTCTTTTTGTAAATCTTGCATACTAATTTCTCTCTCTTTTTGTAATATTATCTTCTTTTTTTATCTGTTATTATCTTATTTGCACCTTTAAGATATGCATCTACACTTGCCATTATAATATCAGGCTGTGTACTACGTGATGTAATTATCTTATCATCACATTTAAGTTTTACAACTACATCAATTAATGCATCTGTACCACCTGTTATTGCATCTACATGATATTCTTCAAGTGAAATATCTGCAACATCAACTAGGCATTTACGTATTGCTTCAAGTGCTGCATCTACAGGACCTACACCTACTCCTGCTTCTATTTTTTCTTTATTGTTAATACTTAGTTTTACTGATGCTGTTGGTGTTAGTTTATTTCCTGATACTGATGTATATTCCTGTAGTTTTAATGAATTTTCAATATCAATTGCTAGTATATCATCTACTGTTGCCTGCAGGTCTACATCTGTTACTGTTTTTCCCATATCAGAGAGTGCTTTGATTCTTTTAAATATTTCATTAAGTTGTGCATCTGTAACTTCTGTATTTGTTTCCTTAATTTTTTCATGTATTACATGTTTTCCCACATGTTT
The genomic region above belongs to Methanosphaera sp. and contains:
- a CDS encoding ATP-binding protein yields the protein MYRLVSRLILYKDEDSILFNLAKIFRKYDLSKKDFDIRYETISQINSEVGRIVELASKYGFSGDLWHDYLIYLLLSSENSLCVMFERCESGENLTIDEFMRNDLEVIVELMNYDFSAIEDELGINSFSMIRNFTQSSSFDYSNHNASGLICDVCSKVKAGCSVDELYSVIRNFYHKYGVGIYGLNKAFKLSHSNGDDFSIVPITSFDDSISLDDLLGYEYQKGALVDNTEAFIRGCKANNVLLYGDAGTGKSTSIKAILNKYYDDGLRIIEVYKHETKYLSRIISEIKDRNYFFILYMDDLSFEESESDYKYLKALIEGGLEITPDNILIYATSNRRHLVRETWNERSDTSAETDLYHSDTVREKLSLVDRFGITIGYYKPTFNEYVDIVISLARRYPEITLTDEELESEAKIWIRTHGHPSGRTAEQLVYYLLGKC
- a CDS encoding NAD(P)-binding domain-containing protein, producing the protein MISEDFFKYNIGIIGAGHIGQALALKLRDIGFPTDNLKLSYNGSIFTFSDLYDNELVDNIADNSKIVDTSDIIIVSVPPQMFKKLGEFNLDDSTTVISFMAGVKTSDIKKQTGSSNVVRVIPTGPDTIRDSSAIAGVYNSCDIADCMFDLLGFDTFNVECEDDLNYMIIAGCLPAVFAKVDYDENIDDIKKFSENFPLFMDVAKKANDLVPSEGRDEFIKNTATKGGVTEAIIEALDGGMSLFDALNAGLDRNIELSKLE
- the cgi121 gene encoding KEOPS complex subunit Cgi121; translation: MQDLQKEIIKDYSIEIHSYKDNIIDNIPDFITKTDKITDINDGSIIQLLDSDYICGKAHLSQAISHAFRAFDDNENFANDPGLEICVRLSAQKQIKEALKLLGIKNKGNITVVYINTTPEQVDMMEELLTPRCDELLEEYDIEKIVDAYQLKSCDNIVDMLNEKIAMLAIKY